A region from the Streptosporangium sp. NBC_01756 genome encodes:
- a CDS encoding ice-binding family protein → MLGWVLTVLIATGGIVPAPCAASALAAPVALGTAANFAVLGGASVTNIGPTIVTGDLGTSPTPAVTGFPPGTLIGTLHVADTAAAQAQADLLIAYNDAVSRTPGATIPTQLGGTTVTPGVYNSAAGTFQITGNLTLDAQGDPNAVFIFQTASTLITAAASTVTLTGGAQACNVFWQVGSSATLGATTDFAGDILALTSITVGSGVTVDGRTLAHNGTVSLDANTITLSTCAGPPDRSTTTTVNSSCAISQQSPITFTAAVRSPSGIVPTGPVEFFSDGVSLGTAQLDGTGHAELTVAPLSEGVHEIVAVFPGVTELDGSTSPAFIQAVDSQGFCLLEECGPTCGSQPQAKLLSTTAKRMTCPPRQPSANAVAADKL, encoded by the coding sequence TTGCTGGGATGGGTCCTCACGGTCCTGATCGCGACAGGAGGCATCGTCCCGGCACCTTGCGCCGCGAGCGCATTGGCGGCACCGGTCGCGCTGGGCACAGCTGCGAACTTCGCAGTCCTGGGCGGGGCTTCTGTCACGAACATCGGCCCCACCATCGTCACCGGAGATCTGGGGACCAGCCCGACCCCTGCGGTGACCGGCTTCCCGCCCGGCACCTTGATCGGGACCCTCCACGTTGCCGACACCGCTGCCGCACAGGCTCAGGCGGATCTGCTCATCGCCTACAACGACGCCGTCTCCCGTACTCCTGGCGCCACCATCCCGACACAGCTGGGTGGAACCACCGTGACCCCCGGCGTCTACAACTCCGCCGCGGGCACATTCCAGATCACGGGAAATCTGACGCTCGACGCCCAGGGTGACCCCAACGCGGTCTTCATCTTCCAGACCGCCTCCACCCTCATCACCGCAGCCGCCAGCACGGTGACCCTCACCGGGGGGGCACAGGCATGCAACGTCTTCTGGCAGGTAGGCAGCTCGGCCACGCTGGGAGCCACTACCGACTTCGCCGGCGACATTCTCGCGCTGACCTCGATCACGGTGGGCAGCGGCGTGACTGTGGATGGTCGAACCCTGGCTCACAACGGCACCGTCTCGCTGGACGCGAACACCATCACCCTGTCTACCTGCGCGGGTCCTCCCGACAGGTCCACGACCACCACGGTGAACTCGTCGTGCGCCATCAGTCAGCAAAGTCCGATCACCTTCACTGCGGCGGTGAGATCTCCGAGCGGGATCGTTCCCACCGGCCCGGTCGAATTCTTCAGTGACGGAGTGAGTCTGGGCACAGCCCAGCTCGATGGCACAGGCCACGCCGAGTTGACCGTCGCCCCCCTCTCCGAAGGCGTACATGAGATCGTCGCCGTCTTCCCCGGCGTGACCGAACTGGACGGCAGCACGTCACCGGCCTTCATCCAGGCCGTCGACTCCCAGGGCTTCTGCTTGCTTGAGGAATGCGGGCCAACGTGTGGCAGCCAGCCTCAAGCCAAACTGCTGTCCACGACAGCCAAGCGTATGACCTGCCCACCGCGCCAACCCTCTGCGAACGCAGTGGCCGCCGACAAGCTTTAG
- a CDS encoding transposase family protein, with protein sequence MFVDRLPAALVHPRHGVMHDVLGCRFGVDRSTVTRAIHQIRPLLVERGCSITAGRRLRTLADVIAHLGSSSQEAILDATEIRGRRPAAGAPERDRFISGKSRMNAMKTMVLTDLQGGLLRCGETRLGSVADITHARQSGLVGLLADTRGLQIFADAGYSGLGGQTAGQVLTPPRKRRGRNLEQVLVGLG encoded by the coding sequence GTGTTCGTCGACCGACTGCCGGCCGCACTGGTGCACCCGCGCCACGGCGTCATGCACGATGTGTTGGGTTGCCGGTTCGGCGTCGACCGCTCCACCGTCACCCGCGCCATCCACCAGATCCGCCCCTTATTGGTCGAACGAGGTTGCAGCATCACTGCGGGGCGGCGCTTGCGGACCCTGGCCGATGTGATCGCCCACCTGGGAAGCAGCAGCCAGGAGGCGATCTTGGACGCCACCGAGATCCGGGGGCGCCGACCGGCCGCCGGCGCTCCCGAACGAGATCGCTTCATCTCTGGCAAAAGCCGGATGAACGCGATGAAGACGATGGTCCTCACCGATCTCCAAGGGGGCCTGCTGCGATGCGGCGAAACCCGCCTCGGATCGGTCGCCGACATTACCCATGCCCGCCAGTCCGGGTTGGTCGGCCTGCTGGCCGATACTCGCGGCCTGCAGATTTTCGCTGATGCGGGCTACTCGGGCCTGGGCGGCCAGACCGCAGGCCAGGTCCTCACCCCACCTCGCAAACGACGCGGTAGAAACCTGGAACAGGTCCTAGTAGGGCTTGGTTAG
- a CDS encoding IS701 family transposase, whose amino-acid sequence MTPLELEAVRARLETFAAEMFSGFARADQRRWGERYVRGLLTDGARKSMEPMAARLGVDRQGLQQFLTDAPWSHQLVLAELAWRMDAAIGPAAWVVDDVSFVKDGQESPGVAAQYCGALGKTANCQVAPSVHLVTDAASCPVNWRLFVPEQWDAAAPRTEDRAAVAARRRRARIPADVGHVPKWQLALDMIDELGSWGLQAPLVVADEGYGQDGAFRLGLTERGIGYVVGVRSDTALLEAGACRSVAPYAGTGRRPVPRYRQRPISARQLVAEGGRRALHTVRWRMGSKGPLRSRFAALRVRPAGVRIRRAYAGGELPVCWLLAEWPPGESEPTKYWLSTLPGDVPLRRLVRMAKIRWRIEHDYRELKTGLGLDHFEGRTWSGWHHHVTLVSVAHAFCTLQRLDPKVLAVA is encoded by the coding sequence ATGACCCCTCTGGAACTCGAGGCCGTGCGGGCGCGGCTGGAGACGTTTGCCGCTGAGATGTTCTCCGGTTTCGCCCGTGCTGATCAGCGGCGGTGGGGCGAGCGGTATGTGCGCGGCCTGCTGACCGACGGGGCGCGTAAATCGATGGAGCCGATGGCGGCCCGGCTGGGCGTGGACCGCCAAGGGCTGCAGCAGTTCCTCACTGATGCTCCCTGGTCGCATCAGCTGGTTTTGGCCGAGCTGGCCTGGCGGATGGACGCGGCGATCGGCCCGGCCGCCTGGGTGGTCGATGATGTGTCCTTTGTCAAGGACGGCCAGGAGTCGCCAGGGGTGGCCGCGCAGTATTGCGGGGCGCTGGGTAAGACCGCGAACTGCCAGGTCGCGCCGAGCGTGCATCTGGTCACCGATGCCGCGTCCTGCCCGGTGAACTGGCGGTTGTTCGTGCCTGAGCAGTGGGATGCGGCCGCGCCGCGCACGGAGGATCGGGCCGCGGTGGCGGCACGCCGGCGCCGGGCCCGGATCCCCGCCGACGTCGGTCATGTGCCCAAGTGGCAGCTGGCGCTGGACATGATCGACGAGCTGGGCAGTTGGGGGCTGCAGGCACCGCTGGTGGTCGCCGATGAGGGCTATGGCCAAGACGGGGCTTTTCGCCTGGGCCTGACCGAGCGCGGCATCGGCTATGTGGTGGGGGTGCGTTCCGATACCGCGCTGCTGGAGGCCGGGGCCTGCCGCAGCGTCGCGCCGTATGCGGGGACCGGGCGGCGGCCGGTGCCCCGCTACCGGCAGCGGCCGATCAGCGCCCGGCAGCTGGTGGCAGAGGGCGGGCGGCGCGCGCTGCACACGGTGCGCTGGCGGATGGGGTCCAAGGGGCCGTTGCGTTCGCGGTTCGCCGCGCTGCGGGTACGGCCGGCGGGGGTACGGATCCGCCGCGCGTATGCGGGCGGGGAATTGCCGGTGTGCTGGCTGCTGGCCGAATGGCCGCCAGGCGAGAGCGAGCCGACCAAGTACTGGCTGTCCACCCTGCCCGGCGACGTCCCGCTGCGGCGCCTGGTGAGAATGGCGAAGATCCGCTGGCGCATCGAGCACGACTACCGTGAGCTGAAGACCGGGCTGGGCCTGGATCACTTCGAGGGCCGTACCTGGAGTGGCTGGCACCACCACGTCACGTTGGTCTCGGTCGCACACGCCTTTTGCACCCTGCAACGGCTCGACCCAAAAGTCCTAGCTGTGGCTTGA
- a CDS encoding class I SAM-dependent methyltransferase, with amino-acid sequence MADMMKRDERRKRIREVRRRLVQEGPTRTRDREADFETVTVPERDCDQLRDLLISEGVQTVVEVGLAYASSALAIGEALVTVNPPRPRHVIIDPFQECDWSNSGWDLLRSAGLDSIASLMLAPSSIALPQLLTEGLVADAAFVDGSHRFHEVFVDLYFLRKIVRPGGLIVIDDAGTPSVLTAVHYYERNLGWTVIPDAFPGEALATVVAGPRAEPVTRCKAIRLPDPSFEPPFEEFHLF; translated from the coding sequence ATGGCCGACATGATGAAAAGGGATGAACGTAGGAAGCGGATCCGAGAGGTACGCCGCAGGCTCGTGCAGGAGGGGCCGACGCGGACACGGGATCGCGAGGCGGACTTCGAGACGGTCACGGTGCCCGAACGCGATTGCGACCAGCTTCGCGACCTGCTGATCTCCGAGGGTGTGCAGACGGTTGTCGAGGTCGGTCTCGCCTATGCCAGTTCGGCGCTCGCGATTGGGGAGGCTCTGGTCACAGTCAACCCGCCGCGCCCCCGGCACGTCATCATCGACCCGTTTCAAGAATGTGACTGGTCCAATTCCGGCTGGGACCTGCTGCGCTCCGCGGGACTGGACTCGATCGCCTCGCTCATGCTCGCTCCTTCGTCGATCGCGCTCCCGCAACTCCTCACCGAAGGCCTCGTCGCCGATGCGGCATTCGTGGACGGCAGTCACCGGTTCCACGAAGTCTTCGTCGATCTTTACTTCCTACGCAAGATCGTCCGACCCGGCGGACTGATTGTCATCGACGACGCCGGGACTCCGTCAGTGCTGACCGCTGTGCACTACTACGAGCGGAACCTGGGGTGGACGGTGATTCCCGATGCCTTCCCGGGCGAAGCTTTGGCGACGGTTGTCGCCGGCCCCCGGGCCGAACCGGTGACTCGCTGCAAGGCCATTCGCCTGCCTGATCCCTCGTTCGAGCCGCCTTTCGAGGAGTTTCACCTGTTCTGA
- a CDS encoding MarR family winged helix-turn-helix transcriptional regulator, with amino-acid sequence MENPSEKTPAKWESLPSWLLTQTANHAHRLVTDGFSSACARGYHYRLLATLEESGPASQAALGRRSGIHVSDMVATINELADRKLVERAPDLSDRRRNVISLTAPGKRQLRRLEKQLAECQDELLAPLSPDERQQLTGLLSKLLDHHNRRTDTPEESWR; translated from the coding sequence ATGGAGAACCCATCCGAGAAGACGCCCGCCAAGTGGGAGAGTCTGCCCAGCTGGCTGCTCACCCAGACCGCTAACCACGCGCACCGGCTGGTGACCGACGGGTTCTCGTCCGCCTGCGCCCGCGGCTACCACTACCGCCTGCTGGCGACGCTGGAGGAGTCCGGCCCGGCCAGTCAGGCCGCGCTGGGCCGCCGTAGCGGCATTCACGTCAGCGACATGGTCGCGACGATCAACGAGCTCGCCGACCGCAAACTGGTCGAGCGCGCCCCGGACCTCTCAGACCGGCGGCGCAACGTCATCTCGCTGACCGCGCCGGGCAAGCGGCAGCTGCGGCGACTGGAGAAGCAGCTGGCCGAATGCCAGGACGAGCTGCTGGCTCCGCTGTCACCTGACGAGCGACAGCAGTTGACCGGGCTGCTGTCCAAACTGTTGGACCACCACAACCGGCGAACCGATACCCCCGAGGAGTCGTGGCGCTGA
- a CDS encoding epoxide hydrolase family protein, with protein MIKPFRIDIPQTDLDDLTDRLSRTRWPNEVADAGWDYGFPLARLKELAEYWRTGYDWREHEAKLNELPHFTTEIDGQNIHFVHVRSAKPDALALILTHGWPGSFLEFLDVIEPLSRDFHLVIPSIPGYGFSGPTHERGWDTVRVARAWAELMRRLGYEHYGAQGGDFGSGISMALGSVAAEQVVGVHVNYLPTRPAPDADIELSETDEARLDKVRQLMANRPPFQALQALTPQTIGYALTDSPVGQLVWIAERFAQWTDPRSQISDERMLTDISLYWLTATAASSARLHHEAPRRIEPCPVPVGVAVFAHDITQSVRPLAERLYDIRHWSEFERGGHFAAMEVPELLAEDVRDFFLTHIK; from the coding sequence ATGATCAAGCCGTTCCGCATCGACATCCCCCAGACCGACCTCGACGACCTAACCGACCGGCTCTCCCGCACCCGTTGGCCCAACGAGGTCGCCGACGCCGGGTGGGACTACGGCTTCCCGCTGGCGCGGCTCAAGGAACTGGCCGAATACTGGCGCACCGGCTACGACTGGCGCGAGCACGAGGCCAAGCTCAACGAGCTTCCGCACTTCACCACCGAGATCGACGGCCAGAACATCCACTTCGTCCACGTCCGGTCTGCGAAACCGGACGCGCTCGCACTGATCCTCACCCACGGCTGGCCCGGTTCGTTCCTGGAGTTCCTCGACGTGATCGAGCCGCTGTCGCGCGACTTCCACCTGGTGATTCCGTCCATCCCGGGTTACGGCTTCTCCGGGCCGACCCACGAGCGCGGCTGGGATACCGTCCGGGTCGCGCGGGCCTGGGCTGAGCTGATGCGCCGTCTCGGGTACGAGCACTATGGCGCGCAGGGTGGCGACTTCGGCTCGGGCATCTCCATGGCGCTCGGCTCGGTGGCAGCCGAGCAGGTCGTCGGGGTGCACGTCAACTACCTGCCGACCCGGCCGGCCCCGGACGCCGACATCGAACTGTCCGAAACGGATGAAGCCCGGCTGGACAAGGTCAGGCAGCTGATGGCGAATCGTCCGCCGTTCCAGGCTCTGCAGGCCCTCACCCCGCAGACCATCGGCTATGCGCTGACCGACTCGCCGGTCGGCCAGCTGGTCTGGATCGCCGAGCGCTTCGCACAGTGGACCGACCCTCGCTCGCAGATCAGTGACGAGCGGATGCTCACCGACATCTCGCTGTACTGGCTGACCGCCACTGCGGCTTCCTCGGCCCGGCTGCACCACGAGGCTCCGCGACGGATCGAGCCGTGCCCGGTACCGGTTGGCGTGGCGGTGTTCGCGCACGACATCACGCAGTCGGTGCGACCGCTGGCCGAGCGGCTGTACGACATCAGGCACTGGTCGGAGTTCGAGCGTGGCGGCCACTTCGCCGCGATGGAGGTGCCGGAACTGCTCGCCGAGGACGTCCGGGACTTCTTCCTCACCCATATCAAGTAG
- a CDS encoding TetR/AcrR family transcriptional regulator, translating to MARPKQFDPDKAVDQAMEVFWRKGYAATTPQDLVDALGIGKGSLYNAFDSKHSLFEQALRRYRDSQALALIEMFEGPGPVKARLGKALRFLAEMDLADPDRRGCMAVNVAAELAGVDETATELVRRMFDRTEGAFQALIAEGQRAGEIAPERDPVALGSLLLNTVVGMRLMARVAEGPDRLARVIDAVIDSL from the coding sequence ATGGCAAGGCCCAAACAGTTTGATCCGGACAAGGCCGTCGACCAGGCTATGGAGGTGTTCTGGCGGAAGGGATATGCCGCCACCACTCCGCAGGACCTGGTGGACGCGCTCGGCATCGGCAAGGGCAGTCTCTACAACGCCTTCGACAGCAAGCACTCGCTCTTCGAGCAAGCGCTCCGCCGCTATCGCGACAGCCAGGCTCTTGCCCTGATCGAGATGTTCGAGGGGCCCGGACCGGTCAAGGCGCGTCTCGGCAAGGCACTGAGGTTCCTCGCCGAGATGGACCTCGCCGACCCCGATCGCCGCGGCTGCATGGCGGTGAACGTGGCGGCAGAGCTCGCGGGGGTCGACGAGACGGCGACCGAACTCGTCCGCCGCATGTTCGACCGTACGGAGGGCGCCTTCCAGGCACTGATCGCGGAAGGGCAGCGGGCCGGAGAAATCGCACCTGAGCGCGACCCTGTCGCACTGGGGAGCCTTCTGCTGAACACCGTCGTGGGCATGCGGCTCATGGCGCGCGTCGCCGAAGGGCCGGACCGGCTCGCCCGAGTGATCGATGCGGTGATCGACTCCCTCTGA
- a CDS encoding oxidoreductase — protein MDLNLAAKTAVVTGASRGIGLATVRTLIAEGVRVIGAARTITPELKETGALAVSADLSTADGVATLINSALAELGGIDLLVNNVGAGDDVEPVGFLDTDDTQWVRIFDLNLLSAVRASRAALPSLMERRGAIVNVSSINSRLPAAGPVAYSAAKAALAALGKSLAEEFGPQGVRVNTVSPGVVRTTIWEDPDGFGGKVAAGAGAEHGAFLRQIPEAFGITTGRITEPQEVAALIAFLLSDVAGNITGADYVIDGGTIKTL, from the coding sequence ATGGACCTCAACCTCGCCGCCAAGACGGCTGTCGTCACCGGCGCCAGCCGAGGCATCGGACTGGCCACCGTCCGGACGCTGATCGCCGAAGGCGTCCGTGTCATAGGAGCCGCGCGCACCATCACACCCGAGCTGAAGGAGACCGGAGCGCTTGCGGTGTCGGCGGACCTGAGCACCGCCGACGGTGTCGCCACCCTCATCAACAGCGCCCTTGCGGAACTGGGCGGCATCGATCTGCTGGTGAACAACGTCGGAGCCGGGGACGACGTGGAGCCCGTCGGCTTCCTCGACACCGACGACACCCAGTGGGTCCGCATCTTCGACCTCAACCTGCTCAGCGCGGTCCGCGCCAGCCGTGCGGCGCTGCCCAGCCTGATGGAGCGCCGCGGAGCGATCGTCAACGTCTCGTCCATCAACTCCCGGCTGCCCGCTGCCGGCCCGGTCGCCTACAGCGCGGCCAAGGCAGCCCTCGCCGCACTCGGGAAGTCCCTGGCCGAGGAGTTCGGCCCTCAGGGAGTGCGCGTCAACACGGTCTCTCCCGGAGTGGTTCGCACGACCATCTGGGAGGACCCCGACGGCTTCGGCGGCAAGGTGGCAGCCGGAGCCGGGGCCGAGCACGGCGCGTTCCTGCGGCAGATACCGGAGGCTTTCGGCATCACCACCGGACGCATCACCGAACCGCAGGAGGTTGCCGCCTTGATCGCATTCCTTCTCTCCGACGTGGCCGGCAACATCACCGGCGCCGACTACGTCATCGACGGCGGAACGATCAAGACCCTCTGA
- a CDS encoding LysR family transcriptional regulator, with product MNVELRHLRTLVAIGDEGTITGAALALHMSQPALSRTLEQLESRLGTRLVERTTRRLTLTEAGRRLWEHAHRILDQVDTALAEAVAGTQPRSIRVAFAWSALGSHTVPLLRVWRDRHPDVPVHVRRVDDPEAAVRRGEADVAFLRAEPTPDPCLASCSLIREQRMAAVPEDHPLAQRSAVRLADLAGRPVVLCSTASTTRADLWPDAQRPPTFQVPGVDEWLTTIATGEAVGVTTAGIGYNHPHPGIRYLPLSDAAPVTVYMVWPSSPSHPATDAFRRLVQQQLVS from the coding sequence ATGAATGTGGAGCTGCGTCATCTCCGGACCTTGGTGGCGATAGGAGACGAGGGCACCATCACCGGCGCCGCGCTCGCTCTCCACATGAGCCAGCCCGCGCTTTCACGCACCTTGGAACAGTTGGAGAGCCGTCTGGGTACCCGGCTGGTGGAGCGCACCACTCGCCGCCTCACGCTCACCGAAGCCGGAAGGCGGCTGTGGGAGCACGCCCACCGCATTCTCGATCAGGTGGACACCGCGCTGGCTGAGGCGGTCGCCGGGACGCAGCCGCGCTCCATCCGCGTGGCCTTCGCCTGGTCCGCGCTGGGCAGCCACACGGTTCCCCTCCTTCGCGTCTGGCGTGACCGCCACCCCGACGTGCCTGTGCACGTCCGGCGCGTGGATGACCCCGAGGCGGCTGTACGGCGAGGGGAGGCCGACGTGGCATTCCTGCGCGCCGAACCCACCCCGGATCCCTGCCTGGCGAGTTGCTCTCTCATCCGCGAGCAGCGCATGGCGGCCGTACCCGAGGACCATCCGCTCGCCCAGCGCTCGGCCGTACGTCTGGCCGACCTTGCGGGCCGGCCTGTCGTCTTGTGCTCCACCGCCTCGACCACGCGCGCCGATTTGTGGCCCGACGCCCAGCGGCCCCCGACTTTCCAGGTGCCGGGTGTGGACGAATGGCTCACCACCATTGCCACCGGGGAAGCCGTCGGGGTGACCACTGCGGGCATCGGCTACAACCACCCCCACCCAGGCATCCGCTACCTGCCTCTATCCGACGCCGCTCCCGTAACGGTGTACATGGTGTGGCCGAGCAGCCCTTCTCATCCCGCGACCGATGCCTTCCGCCGACTGGTACAACAGCAACTGGTGTCCTAG
- a CDS encoding short chain dehydrogenase, which produces MKILLIGGGGTLGTALRKTLLGRGHDVLTVGRSSGDLRYDISDPAQITALYAEADAVDAVVSAAGDVPWKPFAEMTPQDYQAAFDGKVLSQIELVRQGISQLPERGSFTLISGVLAREPVATGSAASMANGAVEAFVRAAAIEIAPQRINAVSPTIFTEDLDRYGAYFPGFPPVDLSNVAAAYVRSVEGAQTGQVYALP; this is translated from the coding sequence ATGAAGATCCTCCTCATCGGCGGCGGCGGCACGCTCGGCACCGCCTTGCGCAAGACGCTGCTCGGGCGTGGCCACGACGTCCTCACCGTCGGTCGAAGCAGTGGTGACCTCCGTTACGACATCTCCGACCCCGCTCAGATCACGGCACTGTATGCAGAGGCGGATGCGGTCGACGCCGTGGTCAGCGCCGCCGGCGATGTCCCCTGGAAGCCGTTCGCCGAGATGACGCCGCAGGACTACCAGGCGGCGTTCGACGGCAAGGTGCTCAGCCAGATCGAGCTGGTGCGCCAGGGTATTTCTCAGCTTCCCGAGCGCGGGTCCTTCACCCTGATCAGCGGAGTGCTGGCTCGTGAGCCTGTTGCCACGGGCAGCGCCGCGTCCATGGCCAACGGCGCGGTGGAGGCGTTCGTGCGGGCGGCCGCCATCGAAATCGCACCCCAGCGAATCAATGCCGTCTCCCCCACGATCTTCACGGAAGACCTCGACAGGTACGGGGCCTACTTTCCCGGCTTCCCGCCGGTAGACCTCAGCAATGTCGCCGCGGCTTACGTCCGCTCGGTCGAAGGCGCCCAGACCGGCCAGGTCTACGCCCTTCCATAG
- a CDS encoding HelD family protein, translating to MPSRQVSSPQIEAEQTYITMLYCHLDETRERAETSLQEAHRSPGVGTARGMVEREMFSGEYARRLARLNGVEHGLCFGRIDDSGGETLYIGRIGLRDGDGEPVLIDWRAPAARPFYTATPGNPGSLVRRRHLHTRSRTVVGVDDEVFDLDRMSDADRRSLVGEAALLATLRRARTGKMSEVVATIQTEQDRVIRSGLHGTLVVQGGPGTGKTVAALHRAAYLLYTHRDVLERRGVLIIGPNDLFSRYIEQVLPSLGESDVVMTTLGRLYPGIAATAEDGPSQAVIKGGLRMVEVMAGAVQDRQRVPKGDLEVKIPARTSVRGGKEVVVDWTTLRVDHGTCVIARDRARGLRRPHNEARHVFVLDMLRALATAEAEQYERLTDEEELGVVLPDDGDSWLALPPDEEEMRVDKEEALREACRVLWEQPTVRQAMDELWPILTPEQLVGELLADWEAMLSAGLDAGEAGELLRPPDAPWTVGDVPLLDEAAELLGSNLTGDQERDRANAAERRDEQAYARDVLIYNNDFEILDEAGARLSDLLDLDTLAERHHDRGPALTTAQRAAADRTWVYGHVIIDEAQELSAMAWRSVMRRIPTRSLTVVGDIAQTGSAAGARTWEEVLAPYTEDRWREERLMINYRTPAEIMDVAADVLRAVAPDQVPPQSVRTDETPPRAIRQTPLGFADVVESELTAIGEGRLAVIVPDARRTGFAEVDLEAPVVVLTVTQSKGLEFDAVVVVAPDEILAQSPKGGHDLYVAITRATRRLAVVHEAELPDMLAKLTR from the coding sequence ATGCCGAGCCGTCAAGTGTCAAGCCCTCAAATCGAAGCCGAGCAGACTTACATCACCATGCTGTACTGCCACCTCGACGAGACGCGTGAGCGGGCCGAGACCTCTCTGCAGGAGGCCCACCGCAGTCCCGGTGTTGGCACCGCTCGGGGCATGGTCGAGCGGGAGATGTTCTCCGGCGAATACGCCAGGCGCCTCGCCAGGCTCAATGGGGTGGAGCACGGCCTGTGCTTCGGCCGGATCGACGACTCCGGCGGCGAGACCCTCTATATCGGCAGGATCGGGTTGCGCGACGGCGACGGCGAGCCGGTCCTGATCGACTGGCGGGCCCCTGCCGCTCGCCCGTTCTACACCGCCACGCCCGGCAACCCGGGTTCGCTGGTACGGCGCCGCCACCTGCACACTCGCAGCCGGACCGTGGTCGGCGTCGACGACGAGGTGTTCGACCTCGATCGGATGAGCGACGCCGACCGCCGTTCGCTGGTCGGGGAGGCGGCGCTCCTGGCGACGCTGCGCCGGGCGAGGACCGGCAAGATGAGCGAGGTGGTGGCCACCATCCAGACCGAGCAGGACCGCGTGATCCGCTCGGGCCTGCATGGGACTCTTGTGGTCCAGGGCGGTCCTGGCACCGGTAAGACGGTTGCCGCGCTGCACCGCGCCGCCTACCTGCTCTACACGCACAGGGACGTCCTGGAGCGCAGGGGCGTCCTGATCATCGGGCCCAACGACCTGTTCTCCCGCTACATCGAGCAGGTGCTGCCCTCCCTCGGCGAGAGCGACGTGGTGATGACCACGCTCGGGCGGCTCTATCCGGGCATCGCGGCGACGGCAGAGGATGGCCCGTCTCAGGCTGTGATCAAGGGCGGCCTGCGGATGGTCGAGGTGATGGCGGGAGCCGTACAAGATCGGCAGCGGGTCCCCAAGGGGGACCTCGAGGTCAAGATCCCCGCTCGGACGTCGGTGCGCGGCGGCAAGGAAGTCGTGGTCGACTGGACGACGCTCCGCGTGGACCACGGCACCTGCGTGATCGCCCGCGACCGCGCCCGTGGACTGCGCCGCCCGCACAATGAGGCCCGGCACGTGTTCGTACTCGACATGCTGCGGGCGCTGGCCACCGCCGAGGCCGAGCAGTACGAGCGGCTGACGGATGAGGAGGAACTGGGGGTGGTGCTGCCTGACGACGGCGACTCGTGGCTGGCGCTGCCGCCGGACGAGGAGGAGATGCGGGTCGACAAGGAGGAGGCATTGCGGGAGGCGTGCCGGGTGCTGTGGGAGCAGCCGACGGTACGGCAGGCGATGGACGAGCTATGGCCGATCCTCACCCCGGAGCAACTGGTCGGCGAACTGCTGGCCGACTGGGAGGCGATGCTCTCGGCGGGTCTGGACGCCGGTGAGGCCGGGGAGTTGCTGCGTCCACCGGATGCGCCGTGGACGGTGGGTGACGTGCCGCTGCTCGACGAGGCCGCCGAGCTGCTCGGCTCCAACCTGACCGGCGATCAGGAGCGAGATCGGGCCAACGCCGCCGAGCGGCGCGACGAACAGGCCTACGCCCGGGATGTGCTGATCTACAACAACGACTTCGAGATCCTGGACGAGGCTGGGGCGAGGCTCAGTGACCTGCTGGACCTCGACACCCTGGCCGAACGCCACCACGACCGCGGCCCGGCGCTGACCACCGCCCAGCGCGCAGCCGCCGACCGGACATGGGTCTACGGTCACGTGATCATCGACGAGGCCCAGGAGCTGTCGGCGATGGCCTGGCGTTCGGTCATGCGGCGCATCCCGACCCGCTCACTGACCGTGGTCGGCGACATTGCCCAGACGGGATCGGCGGCGGGCGCCCGCACCTGGGAAGAGGTGCTGGCTCCCTATACCGAGGACCGCTGGCGCGAGGAGCGACTGATGATCAATTATCGGACCCCGGCCGAGATCATGGACGTGGCCGCCGACGTCCTGCGCGCCGTGGCTCCTGACCAGGTCCCCCCGCAGTCGGTCCGCACCGACGAGACTCCGCCTCGCGCCATCCGTCAGACGCCACTCGGGTTCGCGGACGTGGTGGAGTCCGAGCTCACCGCGATCGGCGAAGGGCGGCTGGCCGTCATCGTTCCCGACGCACGTCGTACCGGGTTCGCCGAGGTCGATCTCGAGGCTCCGGTGGTGGTGCTCACCGTGACCCAGTCCAAGGGGCTGGAGTTCGACGCCGTCGTGGTCGTGGCTCCTGACGAGATCCTCGCCCAGTCACCCAAGGGAGGTCACGATCTTTACGTGGCGATCACCCGAGCCACCAGGCGTCTTGCCGTGGTGCACGAAGCGGAACTACCTGACATGCTCGCCAAGCTCACCCGGTGA